In Xenopus laevis strain J_2021 chromosome 2S, Xenopus_laevis_v10.1, whole genome shotgun sequence, a genomic segment contains:
- the casp1.S gene encoding caspase-1-B (The RefSeq protein has 4 substitutions compared to this genomic sequence), translated as MTAQLNKVRKAIINGCNPAMISDLLDDLQDKHVLKDYEVEHINKKNNTSRDRCRDMIDSVKKKGEYSSNILLESLVKNHKTLAESLGLHEHAPSPIQEHNEDTIKDKEINSVIPCSAEEFKNIYDSHGDKIYEVREREGRKRLALIICNETFQSMSERRGAKLDLEGMNKLLNELGYQVQQHTNLTKAEMVKAMKEFAAREEHADSDSTFIVLMSHGDKPGVCGTDSKKTENGQYGVTNLLQVDEIFSTFNNVNCSRLWDKPKVIIIQACRGENQGGELVRDDVAPAPLEDDAVHHVQTETDSICFYSSTPDTASWRNPTKGSVFIIRLIEKMNELAHCQPLGDIFLEVQSSFKDKSPNQYSQMPTQERSTMTKKFYLFPGY; from the exons ATGACAG CTCAGCTAAATAAAGTGCGTAAAGCCATTATAAATGGATGCAACCCTGCAATGATTAGTGATTTACTAGATGATTTGCAAGACAAACATGTACTTAAGGACTATGAAGTGGAACAcattaataagaaaaataacacaAGCAGAGACAGATGCCGGGACATGATTGACAGTGTAAAGAAAAAAGGAGAGTACTCAAGCAACATTCTTCTTGAGAGCCTGGTGAAGAATCACAAAACACTGGCTGAAAGCCTGGGACTCCACG aacATGCACCGTCGCCCATTCAAGAACATAATGAGGATACAATTAAGGACAAAG aAATCAACAGTGTAATTCCTTGTTCTGCTGAAGAATTCAAGAACATTTATGACTCTCACGGAGATAAG ATTTATGAAGTGCGGGAACGTGAAGGACGGAAGCGCTTGGCTCTTATAATCTGCAATGAAACGTTTCAGTCTATGAGTGAGCGTCGAGGGGCCAAGCTTGATCTGGAAGGGATGAACAAATTACTAAATGAATTAGGATACCAAGTCCAGCAACATACAAACTTGACAAAAGCG GAAATGGTGAAGGCAATGAAGGAGTTTGCAGCCCGGGAGGAGCATGCAGATTCAGACAGCACCTTCATAGTTTTGATGTCTCATGGAGATAAGCCGGGAGTCTGTGGGACGGACAGCAAGAAGACAGAAAATGGACAGTATGGGGTGACTAACCTGCTACAGGTGGATGAAATCTTTTCTACATTCAACAATGTTAAGTGCTCTAGATTGCGGGACAAACCAAAAGTCATCATTATTCAGGCCTGCCGTGGGG AAAATCAAGGCGGAGAATTAGTCCGTGATGATGTGGCTCCGGCCCCTCTGAAAGATGATGCAGTCCATCATGTTCAAACAGAGACAGACTCCATATGCTTTTATTCTTCTACACCAG ATACTGCTTCTTGGAGAAATCCTACAAAGGGTTCTGTGTTCATCATACGTCTGATTGAGAAAATGAATGAATTAGCTCATTGTCAACCACTAGGCGACATATTTCTTGAA GTACAGTCCTCGTTTAAGGATAAATCCCCAAACCAATACTCACAGATGCCCACACTAGAGAGATCTACAATGACAAAGAAATTTTACCTTTTCCCAGGCTACTGA